One genomic window of Funiculus sociatus GB2-C1 includes the following:
- a CDS encoding PhnD/SsuA/transferrin family substrate-binding protein codes for MDTKSTSQPDKLSLVSYLAPNMFWFYEAVGAYLGGVLGVEPQIVQSEYDPLADPVMLQDKLDIAFICGLPFVQLDSIVPGQLKALVAPVMGGRRYQNQAVYFSDIIVNAESNLKSFEDLAGKILCYNEPGSNSGYNLLRYRLLQGGYSSFFGKVIQSGSHQRSIRLVVDGLADCSSIDSTVLEQELRDSPELSDHLRIIESIGPCPMPPVLVSQRLSTALINELESALLQPNTELQSAMNRAQIQSYVAVQSEDYAPIGSIYDAAVRAGYEIIGSRE; via the coding sequence AATATGTTCTGGTTCTACGAAGCAGTTGGGGCATATTTGGGGGGAGTATTGGGTGTAGAACCGCAGATTGTGCAAAGCGAGTACGATCCGCTTGCAGATCCGGTGATGCTGCAAGATAAACTGGACATTGCTTTTATTTGTGGTTTGCCTTTTGTGCAGCTTGACAGCATCGTTCCCGGTCAACTCAAGGCTTTAGTTGCGCCAGTGATGGGGGGTAGGCGCTATCAAAATCAGGCAGTTTACTTCTCGGATATCATCGTCAATGCTGAGAGTAACCTGAAAAGTTTTGAGGATCTGGCAGGAAAAATATTGTGCTACAACGAGCCGGGTTCAAACAGCGGTTACAACTTGTTGCGCTATCGACTTTTACAGGGTGGATATAGTAGCTTTTTCGGCAAGGTAATCCAATCTGGTTCGCATCAACGTTCTATTCGATTAGTTGTTGACGGACTGGCTGATTGTTCGTCGATCGACAGCACTGTGTTAGAACAAGAACTGCGCGATTCGCCGGAATTGTCCGATCATTTGCGGATAATCGAGTCAATTGGGCCATGTCCGATGCCTCCCGTACTTGTATCGCAGCGGCTGAGTACAGCTTTGATAAATGAGCTAGAATCTGCGCTACTACAGCCAAATACAGAATTGCAATCTGCCATGAATCGGGCGCAAATACAGTCCTACGTTGCTGTGCAGTCGGAAGATTATGCTCCAATTGGCAGTATTTATGATGCTGCTGTACGCGCAGGTTACGAAATAATCGGCTCAAGAGAGTGA